From Cucurbita pepo subsp. pepo cultivar mu-cu-16 unplaced genomic scaffold, ASM280686v2 Cp4.1_scaffold001192, whole genome shotgun sequence:
GGTCGCTAATATCCCTTGCTCGTACATCTCTTGTGCTCCTGATATCAATTAGAAGTGAGAAAGATCGAAAACTTGAATGAAATTCACGATTATGGAAAATAATACtctgagatctcacgtcaatTGAAAcgtgaacgaaacattctttataacgatgtggaaacctctccctagcatagatgttttaaaaccttgagagaaagctcgaaagagaatgtctaaagagaacaatatctgctagtagtgggcttaacccattacaaatgatatcagagccagacaccgtaCGATGTGCAAGTGAGGAGGCTAtgccccaaaggaggtggacatgaggcgatgtgATAGCAAGGACATTGGAACCCGAAAAGGGTGAAttttggggggtcccacatcgattggagaagggaacaagtgccaacgagaacgctgggtctcgaaggtgggtggattgtgagatcccacatcggttagggaagaaagcgaaacattttttataaggatgtgaaaacctctctctgcCATACATGTTAAGTCAAGTTAAGAACTAAACTCATTTAAATAATCTCTCATAGTTCATTTTGAACTCAAATTtctaagtttattttattacggGGCAACTATagtacaaattttttttatcacaatACATTAACACGAGCATATATTGATgccatataattaaaatttaaatggtaaGTATTGAGTAAGTGAACACTAAATGACAccatcaagaaaaaaaaaagtacctTTGAGATAAGCAATTGTTGCAGTTGAATTCCTCATATTACAGAGGTCAGGAGCCGTCACCAAGGCAGAACAAATGGTGACTAACTTTAAACCTCTTTCTTTTGCAATTCTCCATGCTGCCTTCTCAGCCCTTAGCTTCCCCAAAGCATACCATAGCTTGAATTCCAACaacaaccaaaataaattGCCTTTTTCAAAACCCCATAATAATATTTCCACATCAAGTTAAAAGATAAATGGTCCACTTATAAAgcacaataaataataacatcTCTTTGAAGttcatctttattttctcataTGCAAATGATGTATTCAAATTCACTTTTTAAAGCACACAATATTCTTGTGATATGTTCAAATTCACTTTTATAAGTTGAtggtttttttataaatattatagtaAAAGAAGGAAGATAAATAGTCCCTTTTCATCCGGACACAAAAATGTCTAACCACTTCAAAAAAAGATGTAAGAGGAAAAATACACCACAAACAAAGATCTAACCACTTTGTATAAATTACTCCTCTTTAAAACGAATATCAGGGGCTTGTAAATATAATTCTGAATTCATTATACATCTACAGGTTATTCAATTATAGTTTTTAGAAACAGTTCcgaaaaataaaacagtaaataaGTTTAGATCTTTAGACTTACTTTTTTATCGATGCATAACGATTGATCGCTCCAACAATCATGGTCGACGACTGGCGGGAGCTCGGCTCGTGTACCGTCACGCCATATGCAGGCCAAAAGTGAAGAGGTAAAAACACAGTATCTTACAGAGGATGTCCTTGCACATGCCTCCATAACATTCTCACTCACATTCTTTTCCACCTCAGCCATGGCTTTCTTTTAGGATGCAGCATCACCATTTGAAAGAGAAGGTTAGACTATGTTAAAATGGAAACTAAAAGATGTTTAGAAGAATTTAAActtcattaataatttcttaattccATAGcattacaaaatatttcatattttatatatatatatacatttgttggtagacaaacacgactctccacaatggtatgatattatccactttgagcataagctctcgtggccttgctttgggcttccctaaaaaacctcataccaatggagatagtctTCCTTcgttataaacccatgatcattccctaaattagcgggactttcatctaacacttcccctcaaacaaagtacgcctccccttaatcgaggcttgacttatttttctttttgagtccttgtcattttttactatgccttcgaggagtctcgactcctctttcttttgaagttctttgttcgacatttgaggattctattgacatgactaagtttagggcaggACTCTGacaccatgttagacgaacacgactctctacaatggtatgatatttgtcactttgagcataagctctcatagtttTGATTTAGGCTTCTTCAAAAaatctcgtaccaatgaagagagtattcttcgattataaactcatgatttcTGTTGACattaaatgtaattaattaggCAACTCAATTCTTCCAATGAATGACGAAGTGTTTGTGTGGACGGATAAAAAAACATCCAACAATGCAACAATGGGATGGTTTTTAATCTTCCACCGCTTCATTAAGACTTTCACGCGCTGTTAGGCACAATGTTGACGTGTCTTCCACTTAACCATTTGATTTTNGAGTTCTATTTTACactttaaatgtttaaatattttagacctatatttttggaaaaaataataataataataataataaataaaactgtGACGGCCACGTGATTCTAAAACATTTAAGACTACTGAGCCAACAGtacgaaaataaaatattttgaaaattgagaactaaaaaaattatttaaaagctTAGAAAATGATGCATATTAGCTATAAAAAAATGCGTACCGAATAGCCAGTGAGGCCAGTAGGATCGATGAAAGAAGAGGTATGGAAGACACCGCGACAGCCTTCAAAAGCATTTGCTAAGCTATCGCACTCCGTCAGGTTGGCC
This genomic window contains:
- the LOC111786198 gene encoding LOW QUALITY PROTEIN: cinnamoyl-CoA reductase-like SNL6 (The sequence of the model RefSeq protein was modified relative to this genomic sequence to represent the inferred CDS: inserted 3 bases in 2 codons), which encodes MLENDAEDREKLGEMNSEAGGIRINGSKVSTVSANLTECDSLANAFEGCRGVFHTSSFIDPTGLTGYSKAMAEVEKNVSENVMEACARTSSVRYCVFTSSXFWPAYGVTVHEPSXPPVVDHDCWSDQSLCIDKKLWYALGKLRAEKAAWRIAKERGLKLVTICSALVTAPDLCNMRNSTATIAYLKGAQEMYEQGILATVSMRRLAEAHVNVYEAMGENEAHGRYICFDQIIKTQAEAEALAREICVPVSKICESQEASTSTSSKFQLSNKRLFNLTSSRAPTRCYSLTHFPI